A single genomic interval of Candidatus Binatia bacterium harbors:
- a CDS encoding site-2 protease family protein, whose protein sequence is METIQNIAIWAVPVLVAIVFHEVAHGYVAYYLGDPTAARMGRLTLNPLAHIDPFGTVLLPLLLIVAHSPFVFGYAKPVPVNFHNLNRPKRDMIWVALAGPLTNLVLAFGSAMVLKLLLSYDEPLSSGSGSSIAILGPLTDMAKTTVIMNVVLAVFNLIPIPPLDGGRVLVGLLPEPQSSAVARVEPFGFLIVIVLLMTDVLDHLMGPAIRFLLGVFNWLV, encoded by the coding sequence GTGGAGACGATACAAAATATCGCGATCTGGGCGGTGCCGGTGCTGGTGGCTATCGTTTTCCATGAAGTCGCGCATGGATACGTCGCGTACTACTTGGGCGATCCGACGGCGGCGCGGATGGGACGGCTGACTCTCAACCCTCTCGCCCATATCGATCCGTTCGGCACCGTCTTGTTGCCGCTTCTGCTGATCGTCGCACATTCGCCTTTTGTTTTCGGCTACGCGAAGCCCGTGCCGGTGAATTTTCACAATCTCAATCGACCCAAGCGGGACATGATCTGGGTCGCCCTGGCCGGACCGCTGACGAACCTTGTGCTCGCCTTCGGCAGCGCGATGGTTTTGAAGTTGCTTCTGTCTTATGACGAGCCGCTTTCGTCGGGTTCGGGGTCGTCGATCGCGATTCTTGGGCCGCTGACCGACATGGCCAAAACGACGGTGATCATGAACGTGGTTCTGGCGGTGTTCAACTTGATTCCGATTCCGCCGCTCGACGGCGGCCGGGTGCTGGTCGGGCTATTGCCGGAGCCGCAGTCGTCGGCCGTTGCGCGCGTCGAGCCTTTCGGTTTTCTGATCGTCATCGTGCTTTTGATGACCGACGTGCTGGATCACTTGATGGGCCCAGCGATACGTTTTCTGCTCGGGGTTTTTAACTGGCTGGTTTAA
- a CDS encoding aspartyl protease family protein produces MGLTFIQATVAGSRGRKRSVRFLVDSGASYTVLPEKVWKGLGLRPKRELTFTLADGTDLRRKVSECLIRYNGLEGHTPVILGERGDQPLLGAVTLEILGLVLNPFTRTLQPMKLMVAKH; encoded by the coding sequence ATGGGACTTACGTTCATTCAGGCTACGGTAGCCGGTTCGAGAGGTCGAAAGCGGTCCGTGCGCTTTTTAGTCGACAGCGGAGCCTCCTACACGGTGCTGCCCGAGAAGGTATGGAAAGGCCTTGGGCTGCGGCCCAAGCGCGAGCTCACCTTCACGCTAGCCGACGGCACGGATCTCCGTAGAAAAGTTTCCGAGTGTCTCATCCGTTATAACGGCTTGGAGGGACATACGCCGGTCATCCTCGGCGAGCGCGGAGACCAGCCGCTTCTTGGCGCCGTTACTCTTGAGATCCTCGGTCTTGTCCTCAACCCGTTTACCCGCACTCTCCAGCCGATGAAACTCATGGTGGCCAAGCACTGA
- the xerD gene encoding site-specific tyrosine recombinase XerD: MKESLSPQIDSFLDALTVEKGLARNTIEAYSRDLNRLANFLKSRGVDAWGRSETVHLRSFLASLRARKLSARSIARAVVSARQFYRFLEKEEQIKENPMPQFSDHGGPRRLPHVLGADEIGKLLSQPDPTTALGRRDRAMLELLYAAGLRVSELVSLLAHQVNMDGNYLIVKGKGAKVRQVPFGRKARESLVRYLTEVRPKFLRGRSSPHLFVTRSGRAMTRQGFWKALKHHSLAAGIEKRVTPHTLRHSFATHLLEGGADLRSVQSMLGHADISTTQIYTHLTRSHLKEAHRKYHPRERAGGK; the protein is encoded by the coding sequence ATGAAGGAATCGCTCAGTCCGCAAATTGATTCGTTTCTCGACGCGCTCACCGTCGAGAAAGGGCTGGCGCGAAATACGATCGAGGCGTACAGCCGCGACCTCAATCGTCTGGCGAACTTTTTGAAATCACGCGGCGTGGATGCTTGGGGAAGAAGCGAGACCGTTCACTTGCGCTCCTTTCTCGCGTCGCTGCGCGCGCGCAAGTTGAGCGCGCGCTCGATCGCCCGCGCCGTGGTTTCGGCGCGCCAATTCTACCGATTTCTGGAAAAAGAGGAGCAGATAAAAGAGAATCCGATGCCGCAGTTCAGCGATCATGGCGGTCCGAGAAGGCTGCCGCACGTTCTCGGCGCCGACGAGATCGGCAAGCTCTTGAGCCAGCCCGATCCGACGACCGCTCTCGGCCGCCGCGACCGGGCGATGCTGGAGCTGCTCTACGCGGCCGGTCTCAGGGTTTCCGAGCTGGTCTCGCTCCTCGCCCATCAGGTCAACATGGACGGCAATTATCTTATCGTCAAAGGAAAAGGCGCCAAGGTGCGCCAGGTCCCGTTCGGCAGGAAGGCGAGAGAAAGCCTGGTCCGTTATTTAACCGAAGTGCGGCCGAAATTTCTTCGCGGGCGGTCGAGCCCGCATCTATTCGTCACTCGCTCGGGCAGGGCGATGACGCGCCAGGGATTCTGGAAGGCGCTCAAGCATCACAGCCTCGCGGCCGGCATCGAGAAGCGGGTGACGCCGCACACCTTGCGCCATTCCTTCGCCACGCATCTGCTGGAAGGCGGCGCGGATCTCCGCTCCGTTCAATCGATGCTCGGCCACGCAGACATTTCGACGACGCAAATTTATACGCATCTCACGCGCAGCCATTTGAAAGAAGCCCATCGCAAATACCATCCGCGGGAAAGAGCCGGCGGAAAATAG